One window of Dyadobacter sandarakinus genomic DNA carries:
- a CDS encoding GAD-like domain-containing protein has translation MITELKAFYEYNLPVEPYAKVPAETIDRYRSVLPDYFITLWEKEGLLTLKDRFFWLVNPEEYTEVLSWFIPKAEQYTVLLRTAFGGMVFFDKTAEGHDEHSGKEAYNFICPVYQTITPFTSALDAVLNGWLTTPEIYDPLMFQSLYTLARQELPAPEADEIYGFAPAIALGGDLFPSQVKVFKLREHLSFLSQLKG, from the coding sequence ATGATCACGGAGCTGAAAGCATTTTATGAATACAACCTGCCGGTCGAGCCTTACGCAAAAGTACCCGCGGAAACCATAGACAGGTACCGGTCTGTGCTGCCGGACTATTTTATCACATTGTGGGAAAAAGAAGGTTTACTGACTTTGAAAGACCGGTTTTTCTGGCTGGTCAATCCGGAGGAGTACACCGAGGTGCTCTCCTGGTTTATCCCGAAGGCAGAGCAATACACAGTGTTGCTGCGTACGGCTTTCGGGGGGATGGTTTTTTTTGATAAAACAGCAGAAGGCCATGATGAGCACAGCGGAAAAGAAGCCTATAATTTCATTTGCCCTGTTTACCAAACCATTACACCATTCACAAGCGCTCTGGATGCCGTACTGAACGGCTGGCTCACCACGCCCGAAATTTATGATCCGCTCATGTTCCAGTCGCTGTACACGCTGGCCCGGCAGGAACTGCCTGCACCGGAAGCGGATGAAATTTACGGCTTTGCACCGGCCATTGCGCTCGGAGGGGACCTTTTTCCAAGTCAGGTAAAGGTGTTTAAACTGAGGGAGCATCTTTCGTTTCTGTCTCAGCTGAAAGGGTAG
- a CDS encoding polymorphic toxin type 15 domain-containing protein, giving the protein MAEKATLAAPKKAVRKPAKPFFAAVLHPKSGMRQPQIAAGLYDKAVLFPLKSIAELSRNRKPGTVAPTSKTGAPAPVNLKPTQPVRPARKILIGGSRPAAQVVPKPAQAGPADQKDAPVPATSAVKAPARPSEDPDFKALNRQVKQKAGTQKKHGLTADKLHEGKVGAVAPKGEKLAHAKGSVVEEMSETKVKPKIFDRNDFLRQFDKQIRDALPKSKGEMERFANTREPHEPAEIQSLKGSVTSGVKQAKNDATQPIAVAAAQTPQPGNVIAPEFKELKKEQPGAVPVVESTDRAAPKPRLEGEVSMEKEAAALDTQMQDGGVSQDQLQTSNEEAFMSAEKSKTSAQEKARQVPEVYRQAETPALEARKAEAEDRVSGQMTLMNKFRSGLFGGVDKQKHAVKSKNELMRERIRKQLEDIYDQTKSTVEAQLSALELAVTTRFVLDLALATQKFKNNVDRKIGDLGITDSISDFFTGSDSKQEVFDEEKTRFEADLRATINIIADKVEAGLKAAMQTIRDGRGRVATEVDKMNPEEQKIGKEIQGDIDEKFTALEGTVEQKQGELAESLAKKYVEGVSELNAIFEKIKEEHMGWLEKAAWAIKNVISTIAELKDMLLNVLAKAGSVIMSIIKHPIRFVKNLVSAVKLGLSNFKKNIWKHLKEGFFAWLLGSLPPGVEIPKDWELISIFKFAASILGLTWINIRSRAVKKIGEPMVRAMETTFDIFMVIIKEGLGGLWRLIKEKFNNLKAMVIDAVLDFLKERVIMAGVAWIIGLMNPAGAFIKACKAIYDIIKFFIERGKQILEFVNSVLDSIAEIVAGKIAPAAQRVEDSLAKAIPIAIGFLASLLGLGGLSEKVLAIIKKVQDPVNLAIDWILDKAIAFGKKLGVDKLEAKAKEGVNKGKEWAKDKVAQGKEKVAAAAGKFLGWLKIRKGFTDKTGESHTLYFEGHDEQADLMVASKPKPAKKLLKEIGATPDGKKVYNEILTLINKVGSLKLKITTVNEKEENDKVMKQISDLVACIGALFATVSIAGKTTEMTEVEVKFDVIYPTLTREYARQLKEQQLALNAMLISKWLVNRSVFENKGRIPDSTLRQQVNDDFRKKAEFRASMQKRGLKDEKEIDKLWKYSQAATHKIDQVAGGDHNVFTDVGVSSVNSHIGSQWKSRVALMVKAVGEVNPEVYGTQKMKVKLSTN; this is encoded by the coding sequence ATGGCAGAAAAGGCGACATTAGCAGCACCCAAAAAAGCAGTCCGAAAACCTGCCAAACCGTTTTTTGCGGCTGTATTACATCCGAAATCAGGGATGCGGCAGCCGCAGATTGCAGCGGGGTTGTATGATAAAGCTGTTTTGTTTCCATTAAAATCCATTGCTGAACTTTCCCGTAATAGAAAGCCCGGGACTGTTGCGCCGACTTCAAAAACAGGAGCGCCTGCTCCCGTAAATCTTAAACCCACACAGCCGGTGCGTCCTGCCCGGAAAATCCTCATTGGCGGGAGCCGTCCCGCAGCACAGGTTGTACCCAAGCCGGCACAAGCCGGGCCTGCCGATCAGAAGGATGCACCGGTACCCGCTACGTCAGCGGTAAAGGCACCCGCCCGGCCGTCAGAGGATCCGGATTTCAAAGCATTGAACCGGCAGGTGAAACAAAAAGCCGGTACCCAGAAAAAGCACGGTCTCACGGCTGACAAGCTGCACGAAGGCAAGGTAGGGGCCGTGGCGCCGAAAGGTGAGAAGCTGGCACATGCCAAAGGCAGTGTGGTGGAGGAAATGAGCGAGACGAAGGTCAAGCCGAAGATCTTTGACCGCAACGATTTCCTGCGCCAGTTTGACAAGCAGATCCGGGATGCGCTGCCTAAAAGCAAGGGTGAAATGGAGCGTTTTGCCAATACCAGGGAACCCCATGAACCTGCCGAAATACAGTCGCTCAAAGGCAGCGTGACCAGCGGTGTAAAGCAGGCCAAAAATGATGCTACCCAGCCCATTGCTGTCGCTGCCGCACAAACACCCCAGCCGGGCAATGTGATTGCGCCGGAATTCAAAGAACTGAAAAAGGAACAGCCCGGCGCTGTTCCTGTGGTGGAAAGTACGGACCGGGCAGCACCCAAGCCCAGGTTGGAAGGTGAGGTCTCAATGGAAAAAGAGGCTGCGGCGCTGGATACTCAGATGCAGGACGGAGGTGTGTCGCAGGACCAGTTGCAAACATCCAATGAGGAAGCCTTCATGTCGGCCGAAAAGTCGAAGACGAGCGCTCAGGAGAAGGCCAGGCAGGTGCCCGAAGTATACCGGCAGGCCGAAACACCTGCCCTGGAAGCGCGGAAAGCCGAAGCGGAGGATCGTGTTTCAGGGCAAATGACGCTGATGAACAAATTCCGCTCAGGGCTTTTCGGGGGCGTGGACAAGCAAAAGCATGCAGTAAAATCAAAGAACGAGCTGATGCGGGAGCGCATCCGGAAGCAGCTCGAAGACATTTATGACCAGACAAAAAGTACCGTAGAGGCACAGCTTTCCGCGCTGGAACTGGCCGTGACGACCCGCTTTGTCCTGGATCTTGCACTGGCAACCCAGAAGTTCAAGAACAATGTCGACAGGAAAATCGGTGACCTCGGCATTACGGACTCGATCTCTGATTTTTTTACGGGCAGTGACAGCAAGCAGGAAGTTTTTGATGAGGAGAAAACCAGGTTCGAGGCCGACCTGCGTGCTACGATCAATATTATTGCCGACAAGGTGGAAGCCGGCCTGAAAGCGGCCATGCAAACCATCCGGGACGGGCGCGGGCGGGTGGCAACCGAAGTGGACAAGATGAACCCTGAGGAGCAGAAGATCGGGAAGGAAATACAGGGCGATATAGACGAAAAATTCACTGCGCTTGAAGGTACCGTGGAACAAAAGCAGGGTGAACTGGCCGAATCGCTGGCGAAGAAATATGTGGAAGGCGTCAGTGAGCTGAATGCGATTTTTGAAAAAATAAAAGAAGAACACATGGGCTGGCTGGAAAAAGCCGCCTGGGCGATCAAGAATGTAATCTCGACGATAGCCGAACTGAAAGACATGCTTCTGAATGTGCTGGCGAAAGCCGGAAGCGTGATCATGAGCATCATCAAACATCCGATAAGATTTGTCAAAAATCTCGTAAGTGCGGTCAAACTGGGGCTGAGTAACTTTAAAAAGAACATCTGGAAACATCTCAAAGAAGGCTTCTTTGCCTGGCTGCTGGGTTCACTGCCACCGGGCGTCGAAATTCCGAAGGACTGGGAACTGATCAGCATTTTCAAATTTGCAGCCTCCATCCTGGGCCTTACCTGGATCAACATCCGCTCCCGGGCAGTGAAAAAGATCGGTGAGCCGATGGTACGTGCGATGGAAACGACCTTCGACATTTTCATGGTCATCATCAAAGAAGGACTGGGCGGCCTGTGGCGGCTGATCAAAGAGAAGTTTAACAATCTCAAAGCGATGGTGATCGACGCGGTGCTCGATTTCCTTAAAGAAAGGGTGATCATGGCCGGCGTAGCATGGATTATTGGTCTTATGAATCCCGCAGGGGCATTTATCAAAGCGTGCAAGGCCATTTACGACATCATCAAATTCTTTATCGAGCGCGGCAAGCAGATCCTGGAGTTCGTCAACAGCGTACTCGACTCCATCGCCGAAATTGTGGCGGGCAAGATCGCGCCGGCAGCACAGCGGGTAGAGGATTCGCTGGCAAAGGCAATCCCGATTGCGATCGGGTTCCTGGCTTCGCTGCTGGGACTTGGCGGGTTGTCTGAAAAAGTGCTGGCGATTATCAAAAAGGTACAGGATCCCGTGAACCTTGCCATTGACTGGATTCTTGATAAAGCCATTGCATTTGGTAAAAAGCTCGGCGTAGACAAGCTGGAGGCAAAGGCCAAAGAGGGCGTGAACAAGGGTAAGGAATGGGCGAAAGACAAAGTAGCGCAGGGAAAGGAAAAGGTTGCGGCTGCGGCAGGCAAATTCCTCGGCTGGCTGAAAATCAGAAAAGGCTTTACGGATAAAACCGGCGAAAGCCACACCCTTTATTTTGAAGGACATGACGAGCAAGCCGACCTGATGGTCGCTTCGAAACCCAAGCCAGCCAAAAAGCTGCTGAAAGAAATAGGTGCCACCCCGGATGGTAAAAAGGTTTACAATGAAATCCTGACACTCATTAATAAAGTCGGGAGCCTGAAACTGAAAATCACCACCGTGAACGAAAAAGAGGAGAATGACAAGGTGATGAAACAGATCAGCGACCTGGTCGCCTGCATCGGAGCATTGTTTGCTACGGTTTCTATTGCCGGTAAAACCACAGAAATGACCGAAGTGGAAGTAAAGTTTGATGTGATTTATCCCACACTGACCCGCGAATATGCCCGGCAGTTAAAGGAGCAGCAGCTCGCGCTCAATGCCATGCTGATCTCCAAGTGGCTTGTCAACCGCTCGGTGTTTGAAAACAAGGGGCGTATACCCGACTCTACCTTACGACAGCAGGTGAACGATGATTTCAGGAAAAAAGCAGAATTCAGGGCTTCTATGCAAAAGCGCGGCCTGAAAGACGAAAAAGAAATTGACAAGCTCTGGAAATACAGCCAGGCCGCAACCCACAAAATTGACCAGGTAGCCGGTGGTGATCATAATGTGTTTACGGATGTCGGGGTGAGCTCTGTAAACAGCCACATCGGCTCGCAATGGAAATCCAGGGTAGCCCTGATGGTGAAAGCAGTAGGAGAGGTGAATCCGGAAGTATACGGTACCCAGAAAATGAAGGTAAAACTATCAACAAATTAA
- a CDS encoding AraC family transcriptional regulator, whose product MARPNRTSEIPRIDIPDVGPAGREDVVVSRFAPYLHEHQNLALPHRHSFYHLLFFTRGAGFHTIDFRHFPVNVHQVYFMSPGQVHSWNFEGEVDGFVVNFSESFFSSFLLRPDYIRSFSFFSGAEKSVLNLDAGLAAQIIPVFEVLLQTFSSQAILRDDLLRAQLLQLLITIEQTHVQAGQPGAHAGNQLIAQYRRLIEDHFHRLKRPGDYAGLLHVTPNHLNAVCKEHLGVQAGALIRDRIALEAKRLLVNLDLSISEIAYKLDFEDNSYFSKFFKKHTGLSPEMFRLEYAAVK is encoded by the coding sequence TTGGCCCGACCCAACAGAACATCCGAAATACCGAGGATCGACATTCCTGACGTGGGACCTGCAGGGCGGGAAGATGTGGTGGTAAGCCGGTTTGCACCCTACCTGCACGAGCACCAGAACCTGGCCCTGCCGCATCGTCACAGCTTTTACCACCTGCTGTTTTTTACCCGCGGGGCAGGCTTTCACACCATTGATTTCAGGCATTTTCCGGTGAATGTGCACCAGGTTTACTTTATGTCGCCGGGCCAAGTCCATTCCTGGAATTTTGAAGGGGAAGTAGACGGATTTGTGGTCAATTTCTCGGAAAGCTTTTTCAGCTCGTTCCTGCTCAGGCCGGATTATATCCGCAGCTTTTCTTTTTTTTCCGGGGCAGAAAAAAGTGTCCTGAACCTGGATGCGGGGCTCGCCGCTCAAATAATACCGGTCTTTGAGGTATTGCTGCAAACTTTTTCATCCCAGGCCATCCTCCGCGACGATCTGCTGCGCGCACAGCTTCTCCAACTCCTGATCACCATTGAGCAAACCCATGTACAAGCCGGCCAGCCCGGTGCGCATGCGGGCAACCAGCTTATTGCGCAGTACCGCCGCCTGATCGAAGACCATTTTCACCGCCTCAAACGTCCCGGCGACTATGCAGGGTTGCTGCATGTGACGCCCAACCATCTCAATGCAGTATGCAAGGAGCATCTGGGGGTGCAGGCCGGGGCACTGATCCGTGACCGCATTGCACTGGAAGCCAAGCGGCTGCTTGTGAACCTGGACCTGAGCATTTCCGAGATTGCGTATAAGCTCGACTTTGAGGATAACTCCTACTTCTCTAAGTTTTTTAAAAAACATACGGGGCTTTCACCCGAAATGTTCCGACTGGAATATGCAGCCGTAAAGTAA
- a CDS encoding contractile injection system tape measure protein codes for MDHTLQKLRINVEATSREGARNAANEVAGWCRSERFWAGLATRLDDLLPGDRVVVIPKLEIHVAAENEMDFQRILAEKIIACLSDWPQADPDDTPVTIESYLMAQAMQFLKYGYFPVGVPPVLAEKIKELLIRWIAEADAHYWQELASLASAEPQMLDRLIQHFGSTRVRSSIARWMREESGIMVDTEVVASFFLKKAGSTFADAGSMSAEERRFWRWFLRLKTKTNLQEEADLENAVSREAPERAGRPEHTSKHRAVQPEQDVFFVENAGLVLLTPFLPQLFEALKWTENNAWISENTMGLAVRLLDYIAHGTTKNWENDWVLPKILCGMPVHEVVVQHVPLEPHVVLLADELLEAVIAYWSALKTISPDRLREMFLRRQGKLTIIEDGPGWQLRVDRKAQDILLSRIPWGFGVTRLPWMQDMLFVDWA; via the coding sequence ATGGATCATACGCTGCAAAAGCTGCGGATCAACGTGGAAGCTACCTCGCGGGAGGGTGCCCGCAATGCGGCAAATGAGGTAGCGGGCTGGTGCCGCTCTGAGCGGTTTTGGGCCGGACTGGCAACCAGGCTGGACGACCTGCTGCCGGGCGACAGGGTAGTGGTGATACCCAAACTGGAAATTCATGTAGCTGCGGAAAATGAAATGGATTTTCAGCGGATATTGGCAGAGAAGATTATAGCCTGCCTGAGTGATTGGCCGCAGGCGGATCCGGATGATACGCCTGTGACCATCGAAAGCTATTTAATGGCGCAGGCGATGCAATTTCTGAAGTACGGCTATTTTCCCGTGGGAGTGCCGCCTGTACTGGCTGAAAAAATCAAAGAATTACTGATCCGCTGGATAGCGGAAGCGGACGCACACTACTGGCAGGAGCTTGCTTCCCTGGCGTCAGCGGAACCTCAGATGCTTGACCGGCTCATACAGCACTTTGGCAGTACAAGGGTAAGGTCCAGCATAGCCAGGTGGATGCGTGAAGAGAGCGGGATCATGGTAGATACGGAGGTGGTTGCGTCATTTTTCCTGAAAAAAGCAGGCAGTACGTTTGCAGATGCCGGTAGCATGTCAGCAGAGGAGCGCAGGTTCTGGCGGTGGTTTTTGCGGCTGAAAACAAAAACTAATTTGCAGGAAGAGGCTGATCTGGAAAATGCTGTTTCCCGGGAAGCTCCGGAACGAGCCGGCAGGCCGGAACATACTTCCAAACATCGGGCAGTACAGCCGGAGCAGGACGTTTTTTTTGTAGAAAATGCAGGACTGGTCTTGCTGACGCCCTTTTTACCTCAGCTTTTTGAAGCACTTAAATGGACCGAAAACAACGCATGGATCTCTGAAAACACCATGGGACTGGCCGTACGCCTGCTGGATTATATCGCGCATGGCACTACGAAGAACTGGGAAAACGATTGGGTACTTCCCAAGATATTGTGCGGTATGCCGGTGCATGAAGTCGTTGTGCAGCACGTACCCCTGGAACCGCATGTAGTGCTGCTGGCAGACGAGCTGCTGGAAGCGGTGATTGCGTACTGGTCGGCATTAAAAACTATTTCGCCTGACCGGTTGCGGGAAATGTTCCTCCGCCGGCAGGGCAAACTCACGATCATCGAGGATGGTCCGGGCTGGCAGCTGAGGGTAGACCGGAAAGCTCAGGATATACTGCTGAGCCGCATTCCCTGGGGCTTTGGTGTCACACGCCTGCCCTGGATGCAGGATATGCTGTTTGTGGATTGGGCCTGA
- a CDS encoding DUF983 domain-containing protein — protein sequence MSAHNRIYSVLNNKCPRCGEGDFFITKSAYSLRFDKMHRHCPSCGESLVPEPGFYQGALYMSYAFYVVFMLLYFFVFVAFLRPYLDYFLVTIIPVLILLTPLFYRLARRSWLAIFIAPDTQQVHKNASAGN from the coding sequence ATGTCTGCTCATAACCGAATTTACAGCGTACTCAATAACAAATGTCCCCGCTGCGGCGAAGGCGATTTTTTTATCACCAAAAGTGCATATTCCCTGCGCTTTGATAAAATGCACCGCCACTGCCCGAGCTGCGGCGAAAGCCTGGTGCCCGAACCCGGATTTTACCAGGGTGCATTGTACATGAGCTATGCATTTTACGTGGTGTTTATGCTCCTGTATTTCTTTGTTTTTGTGGCATTCCTGCGCCCATACCTCGATTATTTCCTGGTCACGATCATACCTGTGCTCATCCTGCTTACCCCGTTGTTCTACCGGCTTGCGCGCCGCTCATGGCTGGCCATCTTCATTGCGCCGGACACGCAGCAAGTACACAAAAATGCCTCAGCAGGTAACTAA
- a CDS encoding ATP-binding protein produces MASGFFNWLSDAFGGQKEAEEEQLLLPGPEHPGLVARPQEGTEGREPVAAPLPADPESNYPNLLLSLEYLGQVTDSRLEAHFSNGIFTFPDLKLYADDSPLYAFTQRTQLTKEEYVMLMAAMAPHLQPGFFEGKISRHIPKDGDFLEMGGIRGEHSRSMIPTGETVLFLLAGPDTGLRLQLAKVLFSNENPLLKEHVVTLEESRDGEPGLSGRLTVSRDYLALFTSGETWRPRFGPSFPAKFITTTMTWEDLVLPEGIRAELDQIYNWLHFNERLLEDPALKARLKPGYRALFYGPPGTGKTLAATLLGQRLGKDVYRIDLSLIVSKYIGETEKNLQTLFDVAENRNWILFFDEADALFGKRISVSSSNDRYANQEVSYLLQRIEDYNGLVILASNFRNNLDPAFTRRFQSMVSFTMPGVSERRLLWEQTFPASLPASDDISFDELARNFELSGAAILNVVQLAGIQACATRQPLSKSMLVQEIRKEYAKESKTM; encoded by the coding sequence ATGGCATCAGGTTTTTTCAACTGGCTGAGCGACGCATTCGGCGGGCAAAAAGAAGCAGAGGAAGAGCAGCTGCTGCTGCCCGGGCCGGAGCACCCCGGGCTTGTAGCCCGTCCGCAGGAAGGAACCGAAGGTCGCGAGCCGGTAGCTGCACCCCTGCCTGCTGACCCGGAAAGCAACTATCCCAACCTGCTGCTATCACTGGAATACCTGGGGCAGGTAACAGATTCCCGGCTGGAAGCGCATTTCAGCAATGGTATCTTCACCTTTCCTGATCTGAAATTGTATGCCGACGATTCTCCGCTTTATGCTTTTACCCAGCGTACACAGCTGACGAAGGAAGAGTATGTTATGCTGATGGCCGCCATGGCGCCGCACCTGCAGCCCGGATTTTTTGAAGGAAAAATCAGCCGCCACATTCCGAAAGACGGTGATTTTCTGGAAATGGGCGGGATCAGGGGAGAACATTCGCGCAGCATGATTCCCACGGGCGAAACCGTATTGTTTTTGCTGGCAGGCCCCGATACAGGCTTGCGGCTGCAACTGGCGAAGGTTTTATTTTCCAATGAAAACCCGCTTTTGAAAGAGCATGTGGTAACCCTGGAAGAATCCCGGGACGGCGAGCCGGGCCTGAGTGGCCGACTGACCGTTTCGCGCGATTACCTGGCACTGTTTACGTCCGGTGAAACATGGAGGCCCCGATTCGGGCCCAGCTTTCCGGCCAAGTTTATCACCACTACCATGACCTGGGAAGACCTGGTATTGCCCGAAGGAATCCGTGCCGAGCTCGACCAGATTTACAACTGGCTCCATTTCAATGAAAGATTGCTGGAAGATCCTGCTTTGAAAGCGCGGCTTAAACCGGGCTATCGTGCATTGTTTTACGGTCCGCCGGGTACCGGAAAAACACTGGCGGCTACTTTGCTGGGGCAGCGGCTTGGTAAGGATGTGTACCGCATTGACCTGTCGCTGATCGTTTCCAAATACATTGGTGAAACCGAAAAAAACCTGCAAACGCTCTTCGATGTGGCTGAAAACAGGAACTGGATACTGTTTTTTGACGAAGCCGACGCGCTCTTCGGAAAGCGGATCTCGGTCAGTTCGTCCAATGACCGGTATGCCAATCAGGAGGTGTCGTACCTGCTGCAGCGCATTGAGGATTATAACGGACTGGTGATACTGGCTTCCAATTTCCGCAACAACCTGGACCCTGCATTTACACGCCGGTTTCAATCCATGGTCAGCTTCACTATGCCGGGTGTATCCGAGCGGCGGCTGCTCTGGGAGCAGACGTTCCCCGCAAGCCTGCCTGCGTCAGACGATATTTCTTTTGATGAACTCGCGCGAAACTTTGAGCTCAGCGGCGCAGCCATACTGAACGTGGTTCAGCTGGCGGGCATTCAGGCTTGTGCCACCCGGCAGCCGCTCAGCAAAAGTATGCTTGTGCAGGAGATCAGGAAGGAGTATGCCAAAGAGAGCAAAACCATGTAG